The Candidatus Aegiribacteria sp. genome includes the window ATCTGCCTGTCTCAAACGAGCCTTCCCCTTAACAGGGATTCAATCACAATACCGGTCAGAGCACTGTAATAAAGTACAAGAGAATTCCCCTATTTCTTTCACCATGGAACCGTCAGGTTTGAATTGATCTGAGGATAGTGTGAATCCACAACGACGAGAAAAGTAACAGATTTAGATAAGAATCGTCAGTTGCTCGTTTTGACGCAGCTTTTATAGAGGCTTTCGATCTTTTCGGCCTCATCTTCTGTAAGCGCGGCGAACTCACCGGTTATTGCATGAGCATCCGAGCTGCTCACAAAACGTAATACCTATAAAGACTTCCTCGATTCTACAGTAACTCAATATAGCAAATGATAATTCTGCTGGAGGTATGTAGACACCCCTGGAACTGTAATCCTGGTATTCGTCATGTAGTGAGATACATAGTTCACAATATGATATTCCACTGGTGAATAATACAGGGAGAAAACCGCATTCAACGGATGAGTGAATACTCCGCGGTCACGCACCGCCTGGCTTCGTGTTCATGAAAGTACTGTTCCCGAACCATTTCCACGCAGGAAGAACTTCTATCTCCAGACCATCCCTGGAGATATTTCTTTCCTCGTGAAGGGTTATGATCAATCTTCGTGCTTCTCTTGTATCAGCTGCCAGGGCTCTGGTCTCTCTATCCAGAACATTCTGTTCGTCAAGTTTCGAGCAGACCTGCATCAGTATATGTTCACCCGATCCATTCATGAATGAAAAGTCGATCTCGAATCCATTCTTTGACATAACATATGACGGCATGAAGCCTCTTCTGCGAAGCTCTACAAATACAGCGTCTTCCAGTGCCCTTCCCAGTCCCCATCCGCCGCTTCGTCCCACAAAGGCGTTTACAAGCCCCTGATCGATTGCATAAACTTTTCTGGGGTTTGTCATCCTCCTCCGTTCACTTGCTGTCTCGATGAACATACTCTCCACCATATATGCATCCTCAAGATAACCAAGATAGTCATGAACGGTATTCTTCGAGCAATTCAGCCCGTTCGCTTTAGCCTCTCTGAAGATTCGGTTAACGGAGGTTCTGCAGCTGCAGGAGTTAAGTAATCTCCGAACTACATATTTAAGAAGGGTGATGTTAGTCACGCCCCAGCGGTCTACTACATCCCTGAAAATCACCGTATTTACATAATTCTGTAGAAGCTGACGATGTAGCATTTCTTCCAGTGGAAGAACCGCAGGAAAGCCTCCGGTATCCAGATATTCCAGAAAGTATTTCTCCATTATTGAGCGCGTAGAGCTTTCAGGATACCTTTCCGGGGATAATCCCTTCCATCTGAGATATTCTCTGAAGCTGAACGGTTTTACTTCCAGGGTCAGTGATCGACCGCGCATCTGTGTCGCAACTTCACCACTTAGAAGCCTTGAAGAGGATCCGCTTAATATCAGCCTTGGCCCTCTTCTGTCGAGAAGGGTTCTTGTATAACTCTCCCATCCTTTTACCTCCTGAATCTCATCAAGGAAGAACCATACCGATTTGTTCCTGAAATCAGGATATCTTCTGAAGTATTCCTCTTCAATTAACCTCATGTGTCCATGATCTAACTCACCGAGCCGATCATCCTCGAAATTGATATAGAGGATTCTCTCCCGGGGTATTCCTTCTTCAAGGAGATCTCCTATTGTCTGATACATGAACCAGGTTTTCCCCGATCGTCTCATACCCAGTATTACTGTAGCAAGGTCTTGTGCGGTGGGGAGTTTCAGCTCACGGCGTATCATCAACGGAGGATGGAGATTCAGCCCCTCGGTTACAATCTGTTCTACAATTGCTGCTGTCATATCTATCCCTTCTTATAGGGAAAGATATGGCGTTATCATGCCCTGTCAATAGGGAGAGATATAAGAGAATTATACAATTCTGGTATATTTGCTCATGAAGGATCTTTGTTTAACACGGATTGAAGGGTGCTGAGACGGGTTAAACCTTGCACAGCTCGCAGATGAGTGATAAATTAGCGAATGAACAATAAAATGGAACAGCGTGATACACCTATCATATTCCTTGCTATGTTCTGGGGCGGCGGTGGACCTTACACTATTCCTGAGATCATTCATGCTTATGACTGGATCAACAGGGATGTTCCTGATAGAGAGCAGATGGAATCAGCCCTCAATACGCTGCTGGCGATGGGTCTGATTGAAAAACAGGATGACAGGTTTCGTGTTAATCGGTCGAGAGGTCAGGAATTTGACGTATTCCGAAAGAAAAAACGTAAGAGCAAATTCAAGATGGTCAGGATGTATTTCAGGCAGTTGCCGACTGTTACGGATATACCACGGATAATCAGCCTGTCGGACAATGAATACAGGGCACATATCTTAGAGTACAGAAGAGCATTTGATTAAGCCGGCAGAGACTGAATAAGCAGTTGGTGCCTACAGGATAAACATCATGGTGTATAGTATTGGGTATTCAATGTTTCACCTGTTACTGTTTTTTTGTACTGTGTTGCGGATTGTCATTTAACATGAAACCACATAGGCTGTATTGAAAGATCGATCAGGTTTTCTCGAATAAAGGAATTACTAACAGAACTGAACGGGTTACGTCAATTACTAATGAAGGCGGTCAGAGACTTCATTTACATTCAGAGATAAACGATGAATGAAGTTCTTCTTTCTGTGGCGACGACTTTCCTTGTGCTGCTCAGAGTAGTGGACATCATGAATAGAGTTAACAGGTATTTTTTCAATCGAACGCAATCCTTGTAAGATACTTCCAATATCTGGAAGTATTGTACGTGCATTGTGCATTTGTCATGATTGTTGTTATATTACTTCTACAAACTTATTCGAGGTAGATATATGGAGACACTGACTGAGCTGCTGCTGAAAACCAAGTATGCCGGAATGATAGTCACCCCTGCCATTATCACCCATCTGGCGGGCGGGAGCCGCGCCCGCCGGTGGGGACTGGTGAACAGGGCGCTGCAAAGCGACGAGTTGATCCGCCTGAAACGGGGTATGTATTTACTCGATCCAGCTCTATCAAGACTGGACATCAGCAGGTTGAGGATCGCGAACAGGCTTATCCCCGAAAGCTTCGTTACAATGGAATCAGCTCTTGACTACTATGGCTGGCTGCAGGAAGAACCATTGCTCGTTCAAAGCTGTATTGCATGCGGAAGAGAAAGGATTTTCCAGAATGCCCTGGGCAGTTTTGCATATACACCCATCCCTGTTGTCGATAATAATTGCTATAAGGGAGTATTGAGGGAGGCCTTGCCGGGCGGATACACCCTGGTTGCATCTCCCGAGAGAGCAATAGGTGATTTAGCATACGATCGTAAGCTCAATTGGGAGGGTATCCTTGGACTCTGTGCAGCTCTGCGCACGGATGTATCGTACCTCAGCGAGCTTAACACAGACGATCTGAGGGAGATTGCCCGCATATACCGTTCAGCTAAAGCTCGAAACTTCCTCTCCCTGTTGGCCGATGCCCTGGATGGAGGATCATGAAAAACATTATTGAATCAAGGCTCGAAGAATATGGTTCGTCTTCCCGGGAGGCTCGCGTTCATGCTCTTCGGGAGATCGTGCAGGAAATCGCCCTATATTCACTGTCAGTGAACGATTTCTTCAGCAGAGCTGTGTTCCACGGCGGAACAGAACTTCGTTTGGTTCATGGTCTACCTCGTTTCTCAGAGGATCTCGATTTCATCCTCGCGGAGCCTGATAATTCATTCTCCTGGTCTTCATACGAAGAGGCTCTGCTCAGAACCTGTTCCAATTATGGCCTTGACACTGAATTGCGTACTGTCGGGTCGGAACACTCATCTATCCGCAGGCTTCTTCTGATTGATACTTCTATTCTCGAGGGCTCACCTGACGGTCGGACACCATTTTTAAGAATCAGACTGGAAGCAGACGTAAATCCCCCTGAAGGAGTACAAATTCGAACCGCATTCATTGACTTCCCGATACCATTTGAGGTTTCGGTGATGGACCTCTCCTCATCGTTCGCTTTGAAGTGTCATGCGCTTTTATGCAGATCATGGATTAAAGGAAGAGACTGGTTCGATTTCCTCTGGTTCTGCTCCAGAGATATCCACCCTGATATGGATCTGCTTTCCTCTGCAATCGACCAGAACGGACCGTGGGTAAACCGGGGCATCCATGTTACTCAAGAATGGCTCAAAGACCAACTCCGCCGTAAGATCGAGTCTCTGGACTGGGATCAGGTTGCTCGCGATGTGTTCCCATTCCTGTCCGCGGATGAGCGTAGAACACTGGATGGATGGAAGCGTGAACTGTTCATCCATTACCTTCACCGTCTGTTCTCCGGATAGCTCGAACCGGAGGAGAGGTCTGTATTCATCAGGTCTGTAGCTCCGTATGGAGAAGGCTTCGGGAAGTTACATGTATTTTCCTGTTGCCGGGTAATACTGTTGATTGGAAGATCTTTCCAGTACTACTTGCAGGCGCTGTCACATCTGTTCCTTTTTCAACAAGAACCGTGAAAAAACTGAAAGTCAAGAATTTCACTACGATTGTAGGGGTCGCAACGGTTGTTCCTGGGCTTTTCACATTGCTTAAGGTAATAATGTAATATTCTTGCTTCACATCTTTGTATGATCATACAGGATGTTCTTACATAGAATATTGTAAATATATATGTTGACATAGTGACTCTTTGTGTCAATATATGCATTGACGAAATAGACGTTTCTGTCAATACATATGTTGACATATAGGAGGTTTAAGATGAAAGCGAACAACAAGCTTGTCAGAGAACAATTACAGATAACACTGGCTAAGTTTCAACCAATGCTTGCTATATCGATTCCGCCCAAGGGCTGGATTAGAGCAATCAGAAATGCTCTGGGGATGAACGGGAGACAACTTGCCGAGCGCATGGGCGTCACAAGGCAACGAGTATCCATCATAGAGAAGCAGGAAATCGATGCTTCAGTCACCCTCAAAACTTTGCGAAGAGCTGCCGAGGCACTGGAGTGTGTTTTCGTTTATGCTCTTGTTCCCCGAAAGAGTCTTGATGAAATTACTCGGAATAGAGCACAGCGAGTTGCAGCCAAACGCCTTGCTCGAGCCTCTCATACAATGAAGCTTGAGAATCAGGCACTCGGTAAAAAAGAAAACATGCAAATCTTGTCCAATATGATCGAAGAAATCATGGATGAGCTTCCATCAAATCTATGGGATGAATGATGCCGGATTTCAATTATCCGGAAGGAGCCACCCCTATTGATCCGGATGAAGCAGGAGACCTCCTTCTCACACATTTAACCACGCGAAATGAATTGGATCGTTGGGAACAGGACAATATTGTTGAAGCATTGATATGGCTGGATAAGACAACCCCGACAGATATCCTGAATGAGCAATTCGTCAAGGAACTCCACAGGCGCATGTTTGCCAGAGTTTGGAAATGGGCAGGACACTTTCGTATCAACGACAAGAATATCGGCGGACCGTGGTATCAGATTTCAACGAATGTGAAAAACCTCTGCGATGATGTGCGCTTATGGATAGAACTACAGGAGTATACGCCGGATGAAATGGCTATCCGATTTCACCACCGGCTGGTGTTGATTCATCCGTTTCCGAACGGTAACGGTCGCCATGCACGGCTGATGACCGATCTATTACTTGAAAACATCCTTAATTGTTCAAGATTTACATGGGGAAGTGAGAATCTATCAAGAGCCGGCAATACCAGACAAAGATACATTGCAGCTCTTCACGCGGCAGATAATTACAACTATGAACCCCTGCGTGAGTTTGTTAGAACATAGGACAGCATCGAACCGGCTCGATATGTACACAGGCAGGAAAAGACCATTTTTCTGTTCTATAAAGATAAGCTCTCCTCTAAGTCTCCTAAATACTGGAAGCAACGAAGGATCGGACTGCCGGCACAGATAATAATCGTTCGGTATTATCAAAGAACTTATACTGTCAGTATCTTTTATACTATTGACAGGTAAAGCTCTTGTTAATATATGTTACTGTAATCGTAGGAATTTCCTACGAAACGGCAAACCATCTGAAAGGATGGGACGCAAAGTCAGGTGCCTACGTCCAAAAGGATAAGGTCGATCGGCTGCCGAAAAGGTAAGTTCTTCTTTTTTTGCGCCCCGGATTCAGATGGTAATAAAAGCCACTGGAATCGGGTCTTTTTATTTTGAAATATGAAAGGAGATACATAATGGCAACAGGGATTGAAAGAGAAATTCAGGAAGTATGGGAAAAGGGTCAGCC containing:
- a CDS encoding ATP-binding protein — encoded protein: MTAAIVEQIVTEGLNLHPPLMIRRELKLPTAQDLATVILGMRRSGKTWFMYQTIGDLLEEGIPRERILYINFEDDRLGELDHGHMRLIEEEYFRRYPDFRNKSVWFFLDEIQEVKGWESYTRTLLDRRGPRLILSGSSSRLLSGEVATQMRGRSLTLEVKPFSFREYLRWKGLSPERYPESSTRSIMEKYFLEYLDTGGFPAVLPLEEMLHRQLLQNYVNTVIFRDVVDRWGVTNITLLKYVVRRLLNSCSCRTSVNRIFREAKANGLNCSKNTVHDYLGYLEDAYMVESMFIETASERRRMTNPRKVYAIDQGLVNAFVGRSGGWGLGRALEDAVFVELRRRGFMPSYVMSKNGFEIDFSFMNGSGEHILMQVCSKLDEQNVLDRETRALAADTREARRLIITLHEERNISRDGLEIEVLPAWKWFGNSTFMNTKPGGA
- a CDS encoding nucleotidyl transferase AbiEii/AbiGii toxin family protein codes for the protein MKNIIESRLEEYGSSSREARVHALREIVQEIALYSLSVNDFFSRAVFHGGTELRLVHGLPRFSEDLDFILAEPDNSFSWSSYEEALLRTCSNYGLDTELRTVGSEHSSIRRLLLIDTSILEGSPDGRTPFLRIRLEADVNPPEGVQIRTAFIDFPIPFEVSVMDLSSSFALKCHALLCRSWIKGRDWFDFLWFCSRDIHPDMDLLSSAIDQNGPWVNRGIHVTQEWLKDQLRRKIESLDWDQVARDVFPFLSADERRTLDGWKRELFIHYLHRLFSG
- a CDS encoding mobile mystery protein A — translated: MKANNKLVREQLQITLAKFQPMLAISIPPKGWIRAIRNALGMNGRQLAERMGVTRQRVSIIEKQEIDASVTLKTLRRAAEALECVFVYALVPRKSLDEITRNRAQRVAAKRLARASHTMKLENQALGKKENMQILSNMIEEIMDELPSNLWDE
- a CDS encoding mobile mystery protein B: MPDFNYPEGATPIDPDEAGDLLLTHLTTRNELDRWEQDNIVEALIWLDKTTPTDILNEQFVKELHRRMFARVWKWAGHFRINDKNIGGPWYQISTNVKNLCDDVRLWIELQEYTPDEMAIRFHHRLVLIHPFPNGNGRHARLMTDLLLENILNCSRFTWGSENLSRAGNTRQRYIAALHAADNYNYEPLREFVRT